ATATGCCGACGGCGGCGACCACCACGGCGGATTTCGTGGCCCGCCCGACCCCCGCCGCGCCGCGTCCCGCATGCAGCCCGAACCAGCAGCCGCTGAGCGCGACGACAAAGCCGAAAACCGCGCCTTTCAGCAGGCCCGACAGCACGTCCCAGACCTCCAGATAGGCCCAGCTGTTGGCGATATAGCTGGCCGAGACGAAGCCGAGCGATTGCGTGCCGACCAGCCAGCCGCCCATGATGCCGATGATATCGCCGACCGCGACCAGCAGCGGCACGGTCAGGATCGCCGCCCACAGCCGCGGCGTGACCAGCCAGCCCATCGGATCGGTGGAGAGCGTAACCAGCGCGTCGATCTGTTCGGTCACCTTCATCGTGCCGATCTCGGCGGCGAAGCTGCTGGCGACGCGGGCGGCGACCATCAGCCCGCCCAGCACCGGGCCAAGCTCGCGCACCATGCCGATGGCGACGATGGCGGGCACCACGTCGCTGGCCTGAAAGCGCGCGCCGCCAGAGTGGATCTGCAAGGCCAGCGCCGCGCCGGTGAACAGCGCCGTCAGCCCGACCACCGGCAGCGACAGCCAGCCGACCTGCACCAGTTGCGCGGCAAAGGCGCGGGCGTGAAAGGGCCGCCACGCGAACAGCCCGCGCAGGGCGAACAGCGTCACCGCGCCGATGGATCGCAGCAGGCGAAGACTGGCCCGTCCGGTCAGCCGGACCGGGTTCACAGCCATGTCCGGGGATAGCGGTTCCCCAGCGAGGTCAATATCTCGTACCCGATGGTGCCGGCGAAATAAGCAACTGCGTCAATGGGTTGTTCGTCACATATCAGGTCCAGCGCCTCCGGCACCTGCGACAGGGCGCTGACATCGGCGGTAATCAGGTCCATCGACACGCGCCCGACGATCGGACAGGCCACGCCCCCGGCATAGAGGCTGGCCCCGCTGGAAGACAGCGCGCGCAGCACCCCATCGGCATAGCCCGCCGCAACCGTCGCGACGCGGGTCGCCGCGCCCGCATACCATGTCGCGCCATAGCCCACCAATTCGCCCGGCTGAACGGAGCGGGTCTGGATCACCGGCAGCGACAGGCGCACCACCTGCCGCGCATCCGCGAAGGGCATCCCGCCATAAAGACCGACACCGGGCCGCACCAGATCGAAATGGTAATCCGGCCCCAGCAGGATTCCCCCGGTCGCCGCCAGCGACAGCGGTACGTCGCAGCCCTCGGTCATCTGTCGAAAGGCGGTCAGCTGGGCGGCATTGGCAGGGTGGTCGGGCTCATCGGCGCAGGCCAGATGCGACATGATGAAATCGGGGCGCGCGGCGATGGCCTCGTCGCGCAGACCGGCCCATTCGGCGGGTTCCATCCCCAGACGGTTCATGCCGGAATCAAGCTGGATCGCGAAGGGCTGGCCGGGCCGCGTGGTGCGGTCGCGGAAGAACTGCTCGGGACTGTTCAGCACCGGCACCAGCCCGGTCAGATCCTCGCCCGCCATATGTCCCGACAGCACGTTGATCCGCGCGTCATCAGGCAGCAGGGGACGGATCGCCCGGCCCTCTTGCGCCAGCGCCACGAAGAAATCCCGCGCCCCGGCTTCATAGAGCGCAGGCGCCACATGTGCGGCCCCCAGCCCGTAACCATCGGCCTTGACGACCGCAGCGGCGCGCGCGCCGGGGGCTTTGGCCGCCAGCGCCTTCCAGTTGGCCACGATGGCCCCGATATCGATCTGCAAACCCATGCGCATCCCTTGCTGCCGGATCCTAGAAAATGTCGATAATCACGCCACAATCAATTGATATCTATCGGTTAAATCCGCCCGCCACGCTTGGCACATCGCCGGGGACAAAACCGTAATGCTTCAGCCAGCGCAGATCGGATTCAAAGAAGGCGCGCAGGTCGGGGATGCCGTATTTCAGCATCGCGATCCGGTCGATCCCCATCCCGAAGGCAAAGCCCTGCCACTCGTTTGGGTCGATCCCGCCCGCACGCAGCACATTGGGATGAACCATGCCGGAACCCAGGACCTCCAGCCAGTCATCGCCCTCGCCCACCTTCAGCGCGCCGCCGTTCCATGAGCACTGGATATCGACCTCGGCCGAGGGTTCGGTGAAGGGGAAATGCGACGCGCGGAAGCGGGTCTTGACCCGTGTGCCGAAATAGGCCGAGAAAAACTCCTCCAGCACCCATTTCAGCTGTGCCATGGAGATGTCGCGACCGATGGCCAGCCCCTCGATCTGATGGAACATCGGCGTATGGGTCTGGTCCATATCCATGCGATAGACGCGGCCCGGACAGATCACCCGGATCGGCGCGCCCTGTTCCTGCATCGCCCGGATCTGCACAGGAGAGGTATGGGTGCGCAGCACATGCGGCGGGCGGTCATCGTCAGGCGCGCGGTGCATGAAGAAGGTGTCATGTTCCTGCCGCGCGGGATGTTCGGGGGCGATGTTCAGCGCGTCAAAATTATACCAGTCGGTTTCGACCTGCGGCCCCTCGGCCACGGCGAATCCCATATCGGCAAAGATGGCGGTGACTTCCTCAGTCACCTGGCTGACCGGATGGATCGTGCCTGCTGGACGGGTCCGGCCCGGCAGCGTCACGTCCAGCCATTCGCCGGCCAGACGCGCCTCAAGCGCCGCGTCGTCCAGCGAGGCACGGCGCGCGCGCAGGGCCGCGTCGATCTCGTCGCGCAATTCGTTCAGGGCGCGGCCGGTGGTCTGGCGTTCCTCAGGGCTCATCCGGCCCAGTTCGCGCATCTTCAGGCTGATCTCGCCCTTCTTGCCCAGTGCGGCAAGGCGCACCTCCTCGATCGAGGCGGAATCGCCTGCGGATTTGATGCGGTCCAGCCATTGCTGGCGGAGGGGGTTCAGATCATCCATCGTCTTGCCTCGGCGTCCTTGTCGGCGCCTGCGTTAGCACTTGTCGGCGCAATGGGAAAGCCTTGGGCGCGATCAGCGCGGGGTGACGTTCAGCCAGACCCCGCCACCGGGGCGCAGGGTCAGGATCATCTGCGGATGCGGCTGCCGTCCGGGGATCGCGGTGAAACGGAACCGCGACAGCAACGTGGCAAGGATGATGACCGCCTCTTGCACGGCGAAACCGGCGCCGATGCAGATGCGCGGCCCGGCCCCGAAGGGCAGAAAGGCAAAGCGGTCGGGCGTGGTCAGGAAACGGTCGGGATCGAAGGCATCGGGGCGGTCCCACAGCAGATGATGGCGGTGCAGCGCATAGATCGGCAGCATCACCGTATCGCCGGGACGCACCTCTCGTCCGCACAGCCGGTCCTGCACCTGCGCCGTGCGCGACAGAAAGGCGGCGGGGGGATAAAGCCGCAGCGCCTCGTTCACGATGCGGTGGATCAGGGGCAAGGCACCCAGATCGGTGGCGCTGGCGGTGCGGCCTTGCAGCGCGTCACGGGCCTCGGCTGCGGCGCGTTCCTGCACGGCCGGGTCGAAGGCACACAGATACAGCGCCCATGCCAGCGTCAGCGCCGTCGTCTCGTGCCCGGCGACGATGAAGGTCAGCAGGTTGTCGCGCAATTCGTCGCGGGTCATGGCGCGGCGGGTCTCGGGGTCCTGCGCCTCCAGCAGCAGGTCCAGCAGATCGGGCGGGCCATCGCTGCGGGCGGCCTCGGACCGGGCCTGAATGGCGCGGTCAGCAATCGCCTTCATCCGCTTCAGCCCGCCCCCGGTCATCAGCCGCCCCGGACGCGGCACCCATGCGGGCAGGCCCAGAATGTCGAACAGCGAAACCTTGGCGGCCTGCGCGATATAGCCTTCGACCGCCGCATGCACGCCGTCGCGGTCGAACCCGCCCTGCCCCGAAAAGGTCACGTCCGAGATCACCTCGAAGGTGGCGGCGACGGTTTCGGCAAAGATATCGACCGGCCCGCCCTCCGCACCCAGCCTGCGGCAAGAGGCATCGGCGGCGGCAGACATCACCGGCCCCAGCGCCTCGACATTGCGCGGAGCAAAGGTCGGGGCCATGGCGCGGCGCTGCCAGCGCCAATGCGCGCCCTCGGCCACGAACAGGCTGTCACCGATGGCCGGTTTCAGCAGCAGCTTGGTGGTGACGGACTTGGGATAATCCTCGACCCGGTCCTTCAGGATATGGCGCAGCGATTCGGGGTCCACCACCATATGCCAGCGAATCCCCAGCCGCCCCGAGACGATGGGCTGGTGCAGGGCCAGTTCCGGGATCAACTCCAGCAGATTGCGCCGGGCGGTCATGGCGGTGGCCAGCAGCCCCAGCGGGCGGTCGGCCAGCGCGACCCTGACCGGCAGCGCATCTGTCGTGGCGGTTGCGGCACTCATGGCACCAGCATAGCCGCCGCGCGCGCCTTGGCAACGCGCCACATGGCCAACGAAAAAGGCCCGTCCGGGCGGGGACGGGCCTTTCGGAAATCGAATGCAGCGCGTCTTACGCGGCGGCCTTCGCCTTTTCGACGATGGCGCCGAACGCTTCGGGCTCATTCACGGCCAGATCGGCCAGAACCTTGCGGTCAACCTCGATCCCGGCTTTCGCCAGCAGGTTGATGAAGCGCGAATAGGTCAAGTCGGCATCGACCAGACGCACGGCGGCGTTGATGCGCTGGATCCACAGGGCGCGGAAATTGCGCTTGCGGGTCTTGCGGTCGCGGGTGGCGTACTGGTTCGCCTTGTCCACAGCCTGCGTGGCGGTGCGGAAGTTGCGCGAACGGGCGCCGTAATAGCCTTTCGCCTGCTCAAGAACCTTCTTGTGGCGGGCGTGGGTGACCTTGCCGGATTTAACTCGTGCCATGTTTCAGTTCCTCGATCAGCGGTTATAGGGCATGTATTTCTTGACGATTTTGGCATCAGCTTCGCTGAGAACCGTCGTCCCGCGCGCGTCACGAATGAATTTCGTGGTGCGCTTGATCATGCCGTGGCGCTTGCCGGCCTGGGCGGATTTCACCTTGCCCGTGGCCGTGAACGAGAACCGCTTCTTGGCGGCCGCTTTGGTCTTCATCTTCGGCATTTTCGTCTCCTTGCGTCAGAGTGAACGCGCGACTCGGCAATGCCATTCCGGCCGGCCGCACGGGTAGTGGAAGCGCGCCCTATAAGCGCATCGGATCAGTTTGACAAGGGCAGTTCAGCCCCGGCGGCATCCGTATCGGGCGCCATATCGGTCGCGGGGGCAACCTCGCCCCCCGTCAACCGCGTCCAGGCATCGCAGATATGCGCCAGCCGGAACGGCTGTGGCGCCAGCCACGCCCCCGACAGCAGCGCCACGATGGCCAGCACCAGCAGAATCGCCCCCGCCC
The Paracoccus alcaliphilus DNA segment above includes these coding regions:
- the pheS gene encoding phenylalanine--tRNA ligase subunit alpha, yielding MDDLNPLRQQWLDRIKSAGDSASIEEVRLAALGKKGEISLKMRELGRMSPEERQTTGRALNELRDEIDAALRARRASLDDAALEARLAGEWLDVTLPGRTRPAGTIHPVSQVTEEVTAIFADMGFAVAEGPQVETDWYNFDALNIAPEHPARQEHDTFFMHRAPDDDRPPHVLRTHTSPVQIRAMQEQGAPIRVICPGRVYRMDMDQTHTPMFHQIEGLAIGRDISMAQLKWVLEEFFSAYFGTRVKTRFRASHFPFTEPSAEVDIQCSWNGGALKVGEGDDWLEVLGSGMVHPNVLRAGGIDPNEWQGFAFGMGIDRIAMLKYGIPDLRAFFESDLRWLKHYGFVPGDVPSVAGGFNR
- the rpmI gene encoding 50S ribosomal protein L35, whose product is MPKMKTKAAAKKRFSFTATGKVKSAQAGKRHGMIKRTTKFIRDARGTTVLSEADAKIVKKYMPYNR
- the rplT gene encoding 50S ribosomal protein L20, whose translation is MARVKSGKVTHARHKKVLEQAKGYYGARSRNFRTATQAVDKANQYATRDRKTRKRNFRALWIQRINAAVRLVDADLTYSRFINLLAKAGIEVDRKVLADLAVNEPEAFGAIVEKAKAAA
- the alr gene encoding alanine racemase, coding for MGLQIDIGAIVANWKALAAKAPGARAAAVVKADGYGLGAAHVAPALYEAGARDFFVALAQEGRAIRPLLPDDARINVLSGHMAGEDLTGLVPVLNSPEQFFRDRTTRPGQPFAIQLDSGMNRLGMEPAEWAGLRDEAIAARPDFIMSHLACADEPDHPANAAQLTAFRQMTEGCDVPLSLAATGGILLGPDYHFDLVRPGVGLYGGMPFADARQVVRLSLPVIQTRSVQPGELVGYGATWYAGAATRVATVAAGYADGVLRALSSSGASLYAGGVACPIVGRVSMDLITADVSALSQVPEALDLICDEQPIDAVAYFAGTIGYEILTSLGNRYPRTWL
- a CDS encoding cytochrome P450, which translates into the protein MSAATATTDALPVRVALADRPLGLLATAMTARRNLLELIPELALHQPIVSGRLGIRWHMVVDPESLRHILKDRVEDYPKSVTTKLLLKPAIGDSLFVAEGAHWRWQRRAMAPTFAPRNVEALGPVMSAAADASCRRLGAEGGPVDIFAETVAATFEVISDVTFSGQGGFDRDGVHAAVEGYIAQAAKVSLFDILGLPAWVPRPGRLMTGGGLKRMKAIADRAIQARSEAARSDGPPDLLDLLLEAQDPETRRAMTRDELRDNLLTFIVAGHETTALTLAWALYLCAFDPAVQERAAAEARDALQGRTASATDLGALPLIHRIVNEALRLYPPAAFLSRTAQVQDRLCGREVRPGDTVMLPIYALHRHHLLWDRPDAFDPDRFLTTPDRFAFLPFGAGPRICIGAGFAVQEAVIILATLLSRFRFTAIPGRQPHPQMILTLRPGGGVWLNVTPR
- a CDS encoding MlaE family ABC transporter permease — encoded protein: MAVNPVRLTGRASLRLLRSIGAVTLFALRGLFAWRPFHARAFAAQLVQVGWLSLPVVGLTALFTGAALALQIHSGGARFQASDVVPAIVAIGMVRELGPVLGGLMVAARVASSFAAEIGTMKVTEQIDALVTLSTDPMGWLVTPRLWAAILTVPLLVAVGDIIGIMGGWLVGTQSLGFVSASYIANSWAYLEVWDVLSGLLKGAVFGFVVALSGCWFGLHAGRGAAGVGRATKSAVVVAAVGILAANFILTGLFFR